The Candidatus Nitrosocosmicus franklandus genome contains a region encoding:
- a CDS encoding ABC transporter substrate-binding protein produces MNSKAKLGISAAILIGVIVSSNTGFDWSVLSGQISNTIQSNDGGSDLQSDTLNIGYFPNVNLAQAIIGIGTGNISKSITESIEDRNFTINARAFNSGPSMVDALYSGRIDVAYIGPNNIIDGFILSGADGLRIISGVSSGGTSFVVRNESGIESVNDLGGKKFATPQLGNTQDVALRKYLVDSGYNTIDNGGNVTIVALKPGDIISQFQNKEIDGAWVPEPITTILEQQSNAKILVDERDLWPDGKFVTGNIIVRTDYLRDNPDVIKRLLEAHVDETLWINEKLLKTDDNSPDENKVSTLVMAFNNGLKNLTGKTFPDNQLSEALSRIEFTNDPLSDSLLKITDLTYQFGFIKKGSGWNDEFQELYDLTLLNEVLSEKGLQAINK; encoded by the coding sequence ATGAATTCCAAAGCAAAATTAGGGATATCTGCTGCCATATTAATAGGAGTAATAGTATCATCCAACACGGGCTTTGATTGGTCCGTATTGTCTGGTCAAATTTCAAATACAATTCAATCTAATGATGGAGGTAGTGATTTGCAATCTGATACGTTGAATATAGGATACTTTCCCAACGTTAACTTAGCCCAAGCGATAATAGGAATTGGAACAGGAAATATTAGCAAATCAATTACGGAGTCTATCGAAGACAGAAATTTTACGATTAATGCACGAGCTTTTAATTCAGGTCCTTCAATGGTTGACGCTTTGTATTCTGGTCGGATAGATGTTGCGTATATTGGTCCGAATAATATAATCGATGGATTCATACTTTCTGGAGCTGACGGTTTGCGAATTATATCTGGTGTTTCAAGCGGAGGTACTTCCTTTGTCGTAAGAAATGAATCGGGAATAGAATCAGTTAATGATCTAGGGGGGAAAAAGTTTGCAACACCACAATTAGGTAATACACAGGATGTGGCTTTGAGAAAATACTTGGTAGATAGTGGTTATAATACCATTGATAATGGAGGAAACGTAACCATTGTTGCATTAAAACCAGGTGATATCATATCTCAGTTTCAAAATAAAGAAATTGATGGTGCATGGGTCCCAGAACCTATAACTACTATCTTAGAACAACAATCAAATGCAAAAATTCTGGTTGACGAGAGGGATTTGTGGCCCGACGGTAAGTTTGTTACTGGCAACATAATTGTCAGAACAGATTACTTGAGAGATAATCCCGACGTAATCAAAAGGTTACTTGAAGCTCATGTGGATGAGACATTGTGGATAAACGAAAAACTACTCAAAACTGACGACAATAGTCCGGATGAGAACAAGGTATCTACACTCGTAATGGCGTTTAATAATGGATTGAAAAATTTGACCGGAAAAACGTTTCCTGATAATCAGCTGTCAGAAGCACTATCCAGGATAGAATTTACAAACGATCCGTTATCTGACTCGTTATTGAAGATTACTGACTTGACCTACCAGTTTGGCTTCATTAAAAAAGGATCAGGCTGGAATGACGAATTTCAAGAATTGTACGATCTTACATTATTAAATGAAGTGCTAAGCGAGAAAGGATTACAAGCCATAAACAAATGA